The Enterobacter oligotrophicus sequence GATTTGATCGGCCAGACGGCCGGTTTTCAAATACTCGTATGTCATCAGTTGCGACAGCGTGCTGGTATGCAGATCCGTGGTTTGCTTGAGATTGACCACCGCGCGCTTCAGCCACTCCGGCACGATCACCCAGCCCACACGCGTACCCGGTGCCAGAATTTTGGAAAACGTAGAGGTATAAACAACGTTATTTTCATTGCCAATCGCTTTTGCGTGCGCAATTAACGGGCTGAAAACTTCATCGGTATAATTAATTTCGCTGTAAGGATCATCTTCAATAATGACGAAATCATATCGCTTCGATAATTCTACCAGTTGTTTACGACGCGCTTCAGAAAGCGTTACACCGCCAGGATTACCAAATGTCGGTACAATATAAACCGCTTTAATGGTTTTATTTGCCACCAGAGCTTCAAGCTCGTCGACTTTCATTCCGTCGCCATCTGTCCCTACAGACTCAAATTGCGCCTGTGCCAGGCCAAATACCTGTAATGCAGCAAGATACGTAGGTCTTTCTACGACAACGGTATCACCCGGATTAATTAACGCGCGCGCCAGCACGTCGAGAGACTGCTGCGAGCCGGAAGTAATGACGACATCATCGGCCTTACAGGCAATACCACGTCCCTCGCAGATGCGTTTAATTTCCTCGCGCAGACCCGGTACGCCTTCCGTCAGTCCATACTGGAAAGCCTCGCCAAAATGCTGTGATAACACAGCATCCGCAGCAATTTTTAGCCCTTCATGGTCGAACAGATCCGGGTTTGGAATACCGCCCCCCAGCGAAATCACGCCCGCCATTTTGCTATGTTTTAATAATTCACGGATGGCAGATGATTGCAGGCCCTGCGCGCTGCTGGCGAGTTTGTTTGCAGACATTCTTCGATTACCTTC is a genomic window containing:
- a CDS encoding PLP-dependent aminotransferase family protein; amino-acid sequence: MSANKLASSAQGLQSSAIRELLKHSKMAGVISLGGGIPNPDLFDHEGLKIAADAVLSQHFGEAFQYGLTEGVPGLREEIKRICEGRGIACKADDVVITSGSQQSLDVLARALINPGDTVVVERPTYLAALQVFGLAQAQFESVGTDGDGMKVDELEALVANKTIKAVYIVPTFGNPGGVTLSEARRKQLVELSKRYDFVIIEDDPYSEINYTDEVFSPLIAHAKAIGNENNVVYTSTFSKILAPGTRVGWVIVPEWLKRAVVNLKQTTDLHTSTLSQLMTYEYLKTGRLADQINMIREAYRQKYQTFASELEAELGDVMSFHKPKGGMFLWAKMNTDINTTRWLEKTLSNGVVFVPGEFFYCNEPDHTTLRMSFVTPTDEQLKEAVRRLKVSL